From Actinopolymorpha cephalotaxi, one genomic window encodes:
- a CDS encoding DUF1684 domain-containing protein, translated as MGIAAQSGTEIETTETTFADDWAKWHQQRQAGVSGPYAMLALVGTHWVDGATSVPEVPGVWSVESGVVTVRSESAAGLVVDGVIVDGVARPRSDRDPDPSTISHGDWKLALIEREGQFAVRVYDPHARTRTSFDGIEAYAPDEAWALPATFVAYSGDSAARVERVANADGRDRGLALAGEVRFDHAGRTHTLRVGNRRGGGLEAVFADRTSGRDGHDFRFVHLPAPDEEGHTLLDFNRAHLPPCAFADHYLCPSPPEGNTLPFAVTAGERAVRRRD; from the coding sequence ATGGGAATCGCGGCGCAGTCCGGGACCGAGATCGAGACGACCGAGACCACGTTCGCGGACGACTGGGCGAAGTGGCACCAGCAGCGCCAGGCCGGCGTCAGCGGCCCGTACGCCATGCTCGCCCTCGTCGGCACCCACTGGGTGGACGGCGCGACCAGCGTCCCCGAGGTTCCCGGCGTGTGGAGCGTCGAGTCCGGAGTGGTGACCGTGCGCAGCGAGTCCGCCGCGGGCCTGGTCGTGGACGGAGTGATCGTCGACGGTGTGGCCCGGCCTCGATCCGACCGCGACCCCGACCCGTCGACGATCTCCCACGGTGACTGGAAGCTCGCCCTGATCGAGCGCGAGGGCCAGTTCGCCGTCCGGGTCTACGACCCGCACGCCCGCACCCGTACGTCGTTCGACGGCATCGAGGCGTACGCCCCCGACGAGGCATGGGCACTGCCCGCGACGTTCGTGGCCTACTCCGGGGACTCAGCCGCCCGGGTGGAACGCGTGGCCAACGCCGACGGCCGCGACCGCGGGCTGGCGCTGGCCGGTGAGGTGAGGTTCGACCACGCGGGCCGGACGCACACCCTGCGGGTGGGCAACCGCAGGGGAGGCGGGCTGGAGGCAGTGTTCGCCGACCGGACCAGCGGCCGGGACGGTCACGACTTCCGCTTCGTCCACCTGCCGGCGCCGGACGAGGAGGGGCACACCCTGCTCGACTTCAACCGCGCCCACCTGCCACCGTGCGCGTTCGCCGACCACTATCTGTGCCCGTCCCCACCGGAGGGCAACACGCTGCCGTTCGCGGTGACCGCGGGTGAGCGGGCGGTTCGCCGGCGGGACTGA
- a CDS encoding HelD family protein, which translates to MQPSTSAEQTEISREQQYVDRVYTRLAAMVESASAVRREGRERGLLDYTGQIKEEDYRSLFERDVLVDHAVRRLAVLDAQREGLVFGRLDHVGGEVRYVGRIGVRDAEHEPLVLDWRAPAAAVFYQATAVDPQGVVRRRVLRSQGQRVVGVEDDLLDAENAPADMHVVGDGALMAALTSARSGRMRDIVATIQREQDQVIRAPAPGVTLISGGPGTGKTVVALHRAAYLLYTERRRIQGGGVLVVGPSAVFMSYIERVLPSLGEHEATLRSVGEVVDGVVAERSDPFPCAVVKGSDRMRQVLSRAARAGVPGAPEELRLYAAGRRLALGVRELTAIRTDVLRRGARRNRARAEAVRALLGALWKQAGGAAGSDGGGAGGRPMSRGEFDQDVRERPAFTEFLDAWWPNVTPAEVLGWLADRDRLARVARGVLRPEEVDLLAASWSGPAGTAGSGSVGRGRTGYSVEDVPLLDELDALLGEAVRPVPPRDPFDEDGAVQEVVTSYDREPTRSRGEQPQQYDGYAHVLVDEAQDLSPMQWRMLGRRGRHASWTIVGDPAQSSWPDVAEAEAARDAALGARTRRTFHLDTNYRNSAEIFDLAAEVIATALPGVRLPRAVRETGHPPTHLTTGPDGRPEAVRAAVGELLDAVAGNIGVVVAGHRSDEAARWLAELGDDAAARVVVTTGLASKGLEYDGVVVVEPAEIAAESPVGVRTLYVVLTRATQRLVTVGADGGWRGADPARPRG; encoded by the coding sequence GTGCAGCCTTCCACCTCGGCCGAGCAGACCGAGATCAGCCGCGAACAGCAGTACGTCGACCGCGTGTACACCCGACTGGCCGCGATGGTCGAGAGCGCCTCCGCGGTCCGCCGGGAGGGCCGCGAGCGCGGCCTGCTCGACTACACCGGCCAGATCAAGGAGGAGGACTACCGCAGCCTCTTCGAACGCGACGTGCTGGTCGACCACGCGGTCCGCCGGCTCGCCGTGCTCGACGCGCAGCGCGAGGGCCTGGTCTTCGGCCGCCTGGACCACGTGGGCGGCGAGGTGCGCTACGTCGGCCGGATCGGCGTCCGGGACGCCGAGCACGAGCCGCTGGTGCTCGACTGGCGGGCGCCGGCCGCGGCGGTGTTCTACCAGGCGACCGCGGTCGATCCGCAGGGCGTGGTGCGCCGGCGGGTGCTGCGGTCGCAGGGCCAGCGGGTGGTCGGTGTCGAGGACGACCTGCTGGACGCCGAGAACGCGCCGGCCGACATGCACGTGGTCGGTGACGGCGCGCTGATGGCCGCGCTGACCTCGGCCCGCAGCGGCCGGATGCGCGACATCGTGGCCACCATCCAGCGCGAACAGGACCAGGTGATCCGCGCCCCCGCGCCCGGCGTCACCCTGATCAGCGGTGGCCCGGGGACCGGCAAGACCGTGGTGGCCCTGCACCGCGCCGCCTACCTGCTCTACACCGAGCGCCGGCGGATCCAGGGCGGCGGCGTGCTCGTCGTCGGGCCGTCGGCGGTCTTCATGAGCTACATCGAGCGGGTCCTGCCCTCACTCGGCGAGCACGAGGCGACGCTGCGTTCGGTCGGCGAGGTCGTCGACGGCGTGGTGGCCGAGCGGTCCGATCCCTTCCCCTGCGCGGTGGTCAAGGGTTCGGACCGGATGCGGCAGGTGCTGTCCCGGGCGGCGCGTGCCGGCGTGCCCGGTGCTCCCGAGGAGCTTCGCCTGTACGCCGCGGGCCGCCGGCTCGCGCTCGGCGTCCGGGAGCTGACCGCGATCCGCACCGACGTGCTCCGCCGGGGAGCGCGCCGCAACCGGGCGCGGGCGGAGGCGGTGCGGGCGCTGCTCGGCGCACTGTGGAAGCAGGCCGGCGGCGCGGCCGGGTCCGACGGCGGCGGTGCCGGCGGCCGGCCGATGTCGCGGGGAGAGTTCGACCAGGACGTACGCGAGCGACCGGCGTTCACCGAGTTCCTGGACGCCTGGTGGCCCAACGTCACACCGGCGGAGGTGCTCGGCTGGCTGGCCGACCGGGACCGGCTCGCTCGGGTCGCCCGTGGCGTGCTCCGTCCCGAGGAGGTCGACCTGCTCGCCGCCTCGTGGTCCGGCCCGGCCGGGACCGCCGGCTCCGGGTCCGTCGGGCGGGGCAGGACCGGCTACTCCGTCGAGGACGTGCCGTTGCTGGACGAGCTGGACGCCCTCCTGGGTGAGGCGGTGCGGCCGGTGCCGCCCCGCGACCCGTTCGACGAGGACGGCGCCGTGCAGGAGGTGGTCACGTCGTACGACCGCGAGCCCACCCGGTCCCGCGGCGAGCAGCCGCAGCAGTACGACGGCTACGCCCACGTGCTGGTGGACGAGGCGCAGGACCTGTCGCCGATGCAGTGGCGGATGCTCGGCCGCCGTGGCCGGCACGCGAGCTGGACGATCGTCGGCGACCCGGCGCAGAGCTCCTGGCCGGATGTCGCGGAGGCCGAGGCCGCCCGCGACGCGGCGCTGGGCGCCCGGACCCGGCGTACGTTCCATCTGGACACCAACTACCGCAACTCGGCGGAGATCTTCGACCTGGCCGCGGAGGTGATCGCCACCGCGCTGCCCGGCGTGCGGCTGCCGCGGGCGGTGCGCGAGACCGGCCACCCGCCGACGCACCTGACGACCGGCCCCGACGGCCGTCCCGAGGCCGTACGGGCCGCCGTCGGTGAACTCCTCGACGCGGTGGCCGGGAACATCGGCGTGGTGGTCGCCGGGCATCGGTCGGACGAGGCGGCGCGATGGCTGGCCGAACTCGGGGACGATGCCGCCGCACGGGTCGTTGTCACCACGGGGTTGGCGAGCAAGGGCCTTGAGTACGACGGAGTGGTCGTGGTCGAGCCGGCCGAGATCGCCGCGGAGAG
- a CDS encoding phage holin family protein: MIPIVVRVAINAVALWAATWVSGVELGGSSTSAKVGTLIAVALIFGLVNAVLKPIIKVVGCGFYVLTLGLISFVVNALLFLLVGWLAGQLHLAFTVSGFWAGFWGAIIMTVVSFALSLVIPDKYDER; this comes from the coding sequence GTGATCCCCATCGTCGTACGCGTCGCCATCAACGCCGTCGCCCTGTGGGCCGCCACCTGGGTGTCCGGGGTCGAACTCGGCGGCAGTTCCACATCCGCCAAGGTCGGAACGCTGATCGCGGTCGCGCTGATCTTCGGCCTGGTCAACGCCGTACTCAAGCCGATCATCAAGGTGGTCGGCTGCGGCTTCTACGTCCTGACGCTCGGCCTGATCTCGTTCGTGGTCAACGCGCTGCTCTTCCTGCTCGTGGGCTGGCTGGCCGGGCAGCTGCATCTGGCGTTCACCGTGAGCGGGTTCTGGGCCGGCTTCTGGGGCGCGATCATCATGACGGTGGTCAGCTTCGCGTTGAGCCTGGTCATTCCCGACAAGTACGACGAGCGCTGA
- a CDS encoding inositol monophosphatase family protein: MTTYADELSTALELADWAAGRIRARPTSVTTKANAADLVTETDREIERRVRSVVAERFPSYALVGEEYGGRPADDGAPTWYLDPVDGTTNYASGLPWCSFSLALADADGPALGVVADPFRGEVFSAVRGGSALCNGDPIRCADATGLAGEVVVTEWAAYRPWPGMTDMLDRLAGQLCTTRIMGSSALSLVSVAAGRAAAGVIGAFNPIDLLAAVFVAGQAGADVRGEDGKRTLFPESGGIMVAAPGVADQVWQSWTGVTAG, encoded by the coding sequence ATGACGACGTACGCGGACGAGTTGTCCACCGCCCTCGAACTCGCCGACTGGGCCGCCGGCCGGATCCGGGCCCGGCCCACGTCGGTGACCACGAAGGCGAACGCCGCCGACCTGGTGACCGAGACCGACCGGGAGATCGAACGCCGGGTGCGCTCGGTCGTGGCCGAACGCTTCCCCTCGTACGCGCTGGTGGGTGAGGAGTACGGCGGCCGTCCGGCCGACGACGGCGCTCCCACCTGGTATCTCGATCCGGTGGACGGCACCACCAACTACGCCAGCGGACTGCCCTGGTGTTCGTTCAGCCTCGCCCTGGCCGACGCCGACGGGCCCGCGCTCGGTGTGGTCGCCGATCCGTTCCGCGGTGAGGTGTTCAGCGCCGTTCGAGGTGGCTCCGCGCTGTGCAACGGCGACCCGATCCGGTGCGCCGACGCCACCGGGCTGGCCGGTGAGGTGGTGGTCACCGAGTGGGCGGCCTACCGGCCCTGGCCCGGAATGACCGACATGCTCGACCGGCTCGCCGGGCAGCTGTGCACCACCCGGATCATGGGGTCCTCCGCACTCTCCCTGGTCAGTGTCGCCGCGGGCCGGGCGGCCGCGGGTGTGATCGGTGCGTTCAACCCGATCGACCTGCTGGCCGCGGTGTTCGTCGCCGGCCAGGCCGGTGCCGACGTCCGCGGCGAGGACGGGAAGCGGACGCTGTTCCCGGAGTCGGGCGGGATCATGGTGGCCGCTCCCGGGGTCGCCGACCAGGTGTGGCAGTCCTGGACAGGCGTCACCGCCGGCTGA